A genomic region of Branchiostoma lanceolatum isolate klBraLanc5 chromosome 4, klBraLanc5.hap2, whole genome shotgun sequence contains the following coding sequences:
- the LOC136432922 gene encoding hepatocyte nuclear factor 3-beta-like — protein sequence MLSAPKGYPTGTTMNTMGMNTMSSMGGMNHATYTGTGPVNPGAYSASAYSGTMNGMGTGYPAAGGMGGLQSYPAGSVNAMGTMQTMNNMALNRNAIAEREKAYRRSYTHAKPPYSYISLITMSIQSSPNKMVTLAEIYQFIMDLFPYYRQNQQRWQNSIRHSLSFNDCFVKVPRTPDRPGKGSYWTLHPEAGNMFENGCYLRRQKRFKCEKKLAMKMAQQQEARDTPEPGTENTAVAPTTAPEAGSTPTTTSNGASTLQPLQPINTPSPNPQEQQQHQHHQHHHHQQQQHQQQQPQVQTTQPQDMQQHAQQLQGLPARPIPQQSSLPMSMAGYFSPEHLRAAHGFTHPFSISNLMSQEHKPDLKEYAAMGYSGYNSMSPTGMPKTTMSMDNMATDYYQGYVPQHSQPSSL from the coding sequence ATGCTGTCTGCACCGAAGGGATACCCGACAGGGACCACGATGAACACGATGGGGATGAACACCATGTCGAGCATGGGAGGGATGAACCACGCGACGTACACGGGCACAGGGCCCGTCAACCCCGGGGCCTACTCCGCCTCGGCCTACTCAGGGACCATGAACGGCATGGGCACGGGCTACCCGGCAGCTGGCGGCATGGGCGGCCTGCAGTCCTACCCGGCCGGCTCCGTCAATGCCATGGGCACCATGCAGACTATGAACAATATGGCTTTGAACAGAAACGCCATAGCCGAGCGTGAGAAGGCGTACAGACGCAGCTACACGCACGCCAAGCCGCCCTACTCCTACATCTCTCTCATCACCATGTCCATCCAGAGTTCTCCCAACAAGATGGTGACATTGGCAGAAATCTACCAGTTCATCATGGACTTGTTCCCCTACTACCGACAGAACCAGCAGCGTTGGCAGAACTCCATCAGACACAGTCTGTCCTTCAACGACTGTTTCGTCAAGGTGCCGCGCACCCCCGACCGTCCGGGCAAGGGCAGCTACTGGACGCTTCACCCTGAGGCGGGCAACATGTTCGAGAACGGCTGCTACCTGCGGAGACAGAAGCGCTTCAAGTGCGAGAAGAAACTAGCCATGAAGATGGCCCAGCAGCAGGAGGCACGCGACACCCCCGAGCCCGGAACGGAGAACACCGCCGTCGCGCCGACCACCGCGCCGGAGGCCGGCAGCACGCCCACGACAACGTCGAACGGCGCCTCGACCCTGCAGCCTCTCCAGCCCATCAACACGCCATCCCCCAACCCACAGGAGCAGCAGCAGCACCAGCATCAtcagcaccaccaccaccaacaacaacagcatcagcagcagcagccgCAAGTTCAGACCACCCAGCCCCAGGATATGCAACAGCACGCCCAACAACTCCAGGGTCTACCTGCCCGCCCCATCCCCCAGCAGTCCTCCCTGCCCATGTCTATGGCCGGCTACTTCAGCCCTGAACACCTGCGAGCAGCTCACGGCTTCACCCACCCCTTCTCCATCTCCAACCTCATGTCTCAGGAACACAAGCCCGACTTGAAGGAGTACGCCGCCATGGGCTACTCAGGCTACAACTCCATGTCCCCGACAGGCATGCCGAAAACGACCATGTCCATGGACAACATGGCGACGGACTATTACCAAGGGTACGTTCCCCAGCATTCCCAACCTTCGTCTCTATAA
- the LOC136432923 gene encoding hepatocyte nuclear factor 3-beta-like produces the protein MMLSPKSAYEAQGGSPSSMQAMTAMTTGNSYSPSSYTSSGYSVTQSMTTLGSSYTTGMNGVGMGTIPPSHTSMTTMGMNSVPGSQLTTMSTMGAQHPGLANSLGVGMAHPGQSMSPMTMQGSVNGVNMNLTREDVLNRQKQYRRSYTHAKPPYSYIALITMAVQSSPNKMVTLSEIYQFIMDLFPFYRQNQQRWQNSIRHSLSFNDCFVKVQRTPDRPGKGSYWTLHPNAHSMFENGCYLRRQKRFKCERKAAMKAEQKAENEEVLSGAPAGQQPPPQANTPVHNSPTPESAHVSSSPMTVTTQTPSPTLTQLTQPKPLAPTAVPVQSQHPQDQLGYPTRPIPQTSPMSAAMSMYSTDHIKTSVHPSFHHPFSINSIISQDHKLTELKGYDPMQYSGYASMYNTNPSVVPKQEMETPAVTEPATGYFSGYVPQYSTTASTLQS, from the coding sequence ATGATGCTCTCACCGAAGTCAGCGTACGAGGCCCAGGGCGGCTCTCCCAGCAGCATGCAGGCCATGACTGCCATGACCACCGGGAACTCCTACAGCCCGAGCAGCTACACGTCTTCGGGCTACTCCGTGACGCAGAGCATGACCACTCTGGGCTCGTCTTACACCACCGGCATGAACGGGGTAGGGATGGGCACCATACCGCCCTCCCACACCAGCATGACCACCATGGGGATGAACAGTGTTCCCGGGAGTCAGCTCACCACCATGTCCACCATGGGCGCCCAGCACCCCGGCCTAGCCAACAGCCTGGGCGTCGGGATGGCGCACCCCGGACAGAGCATGAGCCCCATGACCATGCAGGGCAGCGTGAACGGCGTCAACATGAACCTGACGAGGGAAGACGTGCTGAACCGACAGAAGCAGTACCGCCGCAGCTACACACACGCCAAGCCGCCCTACTCCTACATCGCACTCATCACAATGGCTGTTCAAAGTTCTCCCAACAAGATGGTGACGCTTAGTGAGATTTACCAATTCATCATGGACTTGTTCCCGTTCTACCGACAGAACCAGCAGCGTTGGCAGAACTCCATCAGACACAGTCTGTCCTTCAACGACTGTTTCGTTAAAGTCCAGCGCACCCCCGACCGTCCGGGCAAGGGCAGCTACTGGACGCTGCACCCGAATGCTCACAGTATGTTCGAGAACGGCTGCTACCTGCGGAGACAGAAGCGCTTCAAGTGCGAGAGAAAAGCAGCGATGAAGGCCGAGCAGAAAGCGGAGAACGAGGAGGTGCTTTCCGGCGCACCTGCCGGGCAGCAGCCGCCGCCGCAGGCCAACACACCGGTCCACAACAGCCCGACTCCAGAAAGTGCCCACGTTAGCTCCTCGCCCATGACCGTCACCACCCAGACCCCCTCACCGACCCTGACGCAGCTCACCCAGCCCAAGCCCCTGGCGCCCACCGCCGTGCCCGTGCAATCGCAGCATCCCCAGGACCAGCTCGGCTACCCCACGCGCCCCATCCCGCAGACCTCCCCCATGTCCGCCGCCATGTCCATGTACAGCACCGATCATATCAAGACGTCTGTCCACCCGTCCTTCCACCACCCGTTCTCCATCAACTCTATCATCTCCCAAGACCACAAACTGACCGAGCTGAAGGGGTACGACCCCATGCAGTACTCGGGCTATGCCTCTATGTACAACACCAACCCCAGCGTCGTGCCCAAGCAAGAAATGGAAACTCCGGCGGTCACAGAACCCGCCACGGGCTACTTCTCAGGGTACGTGCCACAGTATTCCACAACTGCCTCAACGCTCCAGTCCTAA